CACGCGGAAATTTTTGCTTTACGGGAAGCCGGAGAACAGGCCCGGCAGGCAACCATGTATGTCACCCTGGAGCCCTGCAATCATCATGGCCGAACGCCTCCCTGTACTGAAGCCATTATCGCTGCCGGCATCAGCCGGGTTGTCATTGGGATGGAAGATCCCAACCCGAAAGTTGCCGGCAAAGGCATAGCCCGGC
The sequence above is drawn from the Pseudomonadota bacterium genome and encodes:
- the ribD gene encoding bifunctional diaminohydroxyphosphoribosylaminopyrimidine deaminase/5-amino-6-(5-phosphoribosylamino)uracil reductase RibD gives rise to the protein MKHLSADENYLKLALKLARKGRGRTSPNPMVGALVVKEDKIVGKGFHPAAGKPHAEIFALREAGEQARQATMYVTLEPCNHHGRTPPCTEAIIAAGISRVVIGMEDPNPKVAGKGIAR